A window of the Candidatus Paracaedimonas acanthamoebae genome harbors these coding sequences:
- a CDS encoding NAD(P)-dependent oxidoreductase — MTTLQGKTIFITGGSRGIGKEIALKAAKEGAHIVIAAKTAEPHPKLEGTIYTVAAEIEELGGKVLPLQCDIRNEEQIQAAVEQTIRTFGGIDVLINNASAIYLASTLETPLKRFDLMFSINVRGTFAVTQACLPYLKKAINPHVLTLSPPLNMNPKWFEKHGAYTMSKYGMSMCVLGMSQEFSEEGIAFNGLWPKTIIATAAVEMLGGKTLLQAARKPDIVAEAAIFIIKRKSRHCTGHFFIDEEVLREEGITDFSSYIQGSESNLLPDLFLD; from the coding sequence ATGACAACTTTACAAGGGAAAACAATTTTTATCACAGGTGGAAGTCGCGGAATCGGAAAAGAAATTGCCTTAAAGGCGGCTAAAGAAGGTGCACATATTGTGATTGCTGCAAAAACAGCCGAGCCCCATCCTAAATTAGAAGGAACAATCTATACTGTGGCGGCAGAGATTGAGGAGCTGGGGGGGAAAGTTCTTCCTTTGCAATGTGATATTCGAAATGAAGAGCAAATTCAAGCTGCTGTTGAACAAACAATCAGAACTTTTGGGGGGATTGATGTTCTTATTAATAATGCCAGTGCAATTTATTTAGCCTCAACGCTTGAAACTCCTTTAAAGAGATTTGACCTTATGTTTTCGATAAACGTGCGAGGAACTTTTGCAGTTACGCAAGCTTGTTTACCTTATCTTAAAAAAGCGATAAATCCTCATGTTCTGACTTTATCTCCCCCTTTAAATATGAATCCCAAATGGTTCGAGAAACATGGGGCTTACACGATGTCTAAATATGGGATGAGTATGTGTGTTCTTGGAATGTCGCAAGAATTCTCCGAAGAAGGTATAGCTTTTAATGGGTTATGGCCAAAAACTATTATTGCAACCGCCGCTGTTGAGATGTTAGGAGGAAAAACGTTGCTACAAGCAGCAAGAAAACCTGACATTGTGGCTGAAGCTGCTATTTTTATTATCAAACGAAAGAGCCGACACTGCACAGGGCACTTTTTTATAGATGAAGAAGTTTTAAGAGAAGAAGGAATAACTGATTTTTCCTCTTATATTCAAGGATCTGAATCAAATTTACTTCCTGATCTTTTCTTAGATTAA
- the parE gene encoding DNA topoisomerase IV subunit B yields MVDLFQAPRKTTKTDYSAKDIEVLEGLEPVRRRPGMYIGGTDERALHHLIAEVVDNAMDEAVAGHASRIEVELSADGFVTVRDNGRGIPIDPHPKFPNQSALEVILTTLHSGGKFGGDAYETSGGLHGVGLSVVNALSDQLTVEIVSQKQLWSQDYSRGHVTSPLTNKGPMSNRRGTTLRFHPDPEIFGAHAHFKPPLVYRMIRSKAYLFKGIEIHWICDASLLKPEDNLPPKDIFHFPGGLKDYLLETLKESPLVCPEPFSGEAELPDNLGRVEWVITWPLENEGFSHSYCNTVPTPLGGTHETGLRQALIKGIRGFGERLGNRKVSQITAEDCISGAAILLSAFIRNPQFQGQTKEKLVNNEITRGIETVIKDHLDHWLSGQRDVAEALLNHIIERVDERLRRKEAKETLRQTPTRRLRLPGKLADCISENPHETEIFLVEGDSAGGPAKQGRNRKNQAVLPLRGKILNVASASTDKLKANQEIQDLGKALGCGTGKNCDPSQLRYGRVIILTDADVDGAHIASLLLTFFFQEMRPILEKGHVYLALPPLFRIIQGTKSLYARDDAHRDDLLKKEFTGRGKIEISRFKGLGEMAWQQLKETTLDPKTRTLLQVHLPQTEIEANFDENGTLAIEDFVDALMGRRPEKRFNFIQANAAFADSIDV; encoded by the coding sequence ATGGTTGATCTTTTTCAAGCGCCACGCAAAACAACGAAAACAGACTATAGTGCCAAAGATATAGAAGTTTTAGAAGGTTTAGAACCTGTTCGCCGCCGCCCAGGGATGTATATTGGGGGTACTGACGAGCGAGCCTTACACCATCTCATCGCTGAAGTTGTTGATAACGCCATGGATGAGGCTGTTGCAGGACATGCTTCTAGAATTGAAGTTGAATTGTCTGCAGATGGCTTTGTCACTGTTCGCGACAATGGTCGAGGCATTCCTATTGATCCGCATCCTAAATTTCCCAATCAATCGGCTTTAGAAGTCATTCTGACCACTCTGCATTCAGGTGGAAAATTCGGCGGAGATGCGTACGAAACTTCTGGTGGACTCCATGGTGTCGGGCTTTCTGTTGTAAATGCCCTTTCCGATCAATTAACAGTGGAAATTGTTTCCCAAAAACAATTGTGGTCTCAAGATTACAGTCGCGGCCATGTAACCTCTCCTTTAACAAATAAAGGGCCTATGAGTAATCGTCGAGGAACAACGCTTCGATTCCATCCAGATCCGGAAATCTTTGGGGCCCATGCTCATTTCAAACCGCCTCTTGTCTATCGGATGATCCGCTCAAAAGCCTATCTTTTTAAAGGAATTGAGATTCATTGGATATGTGATGCCTCCTTGCTTAAGCCAGAAGATAACCTTCCACCTAAAGACATTTTTCATTTCCCCGGAGGACTCAAAGATTACTTACTCGAAACCCTAAAAGAGAGCCCTCTTGTCTGCCCTGAACCTTTCAGTGGTGAAGCGGAACTTCCAGATAACTTAGGTCGAGTCGAATGGGTAATAACTTGGCCTCTTGAAAATGAAGGGTTCTCTCATTCATATTGTAATACGGTCCCCACGCCCTTAGGAGGGACTCATGAAACAGGTCTACGCCAAGCTTTAATAAAAGGGATTCGAGGTTTTGGCGAACGTCTTGGCAACCGTAAAGTTTCTCAAATCACAGCCGAAGACTGCATCTCTGGGGCAGCCATTCTTCTCTCTGCGTTCATTCGAAATCCTCAATTTCAAGGACAAACAAAAGAAAAACTTGTCAACAATGAAATTACACGTGGCATTGAAACAGTTATTAAAGACCACTTAGATCATTGGCTATCAGGTCAACGAGATGTGGCAGAAGCTCTTCTCAATCATATTATTGAACGGGTTGATGAACGGTTGAGACGTAAAGAAGCAAAAGAGACCCTTCGCCAAACGCCAACCCGAAGGTTACGTCTTCCTGGAAAACTTGCTGACTGTATTTCTGAAAATCCGCATGAGACAGAAATTTTCCTCGTCGAAGGAGATTCCGCGGGAGGCCCAGCAAAGCAAGGGAGAAACCGAAAAAATCAAGCGGTTCTACCCTTACGCGGAAAAATTCTTAACGTAGCAAGTGCCTCAACTGATAAACTTAAAGCAAATCAGGAAATTCAAGATTTAGGAAAAGCTTTAGGGTGTGGTACAGGCAAGAATTGTGATCCTTCTCAATTGCGATACGGACGCGTAATTATCTTAACGGATGCGGATGTCGATGGAGCGCATATTGCGTCCCTTCTGTTAACTTTTTTCTTTCAAGAAATGCGTCCCATCCTTGAAAAAGGTCATGTTTATCTGGCATTACCACCGCTTTTTCGCATTATCCAAGGCACCAAAAGTCTCTATGCTCGAGATGATGCTCATCGTGACGACCTCTTAAAAAAAGAATTTACGGGCCGCGGAAAAATTGAGATTAGCCGCTTTAAAGGATTAGGCGAAATGGCCTGGCAGCAACTTAAAGAAACAACTTTAGATCCAAAAACAAGAACCTTGTTGCAAGTTCACCTTCCTCAAACTGAAATTGAAGCAAATTTCGATGAGAATGGCACTTTGGCGATAGAAGACTTTGTTGATGCTTTAATGGGACGTCGCCCTGAAAAGCGCTTTAACTTTATTCAAGCGAATGCAGCTTTTGCCGATTCGATTGATGTATAA
- a CDS encoding twin transmembrane helix small protein, translated as MHSFLSYLTIAALIATFIVLIAGLSTLFLQDKSASSKSNKFMRWRIFLQFAALCLFALLLLFQKKSG; from the coding sequence ATGCATTCCTTTCTCTCTTATTTAACCATTGCCGCGCTGATTGCAACTTTTATTGTTTTAATTGCCGGGCTCTCAACTTTATTTTTGCAAGATAAAAGTGCGTCTTCAAAAAGTAACAAGTTTATGCGCTGGAGAATCTTTTTGCAATTTGCGGCCTTATGCTTATTTGCCTTACTTCTTTTGTTTCAGAAAAAGAGCGGATAA
- a CDS encoding cob(I)yrinic acid a,c-diamide adenosyltransferase, whose translation MVKLTKIYTKTGDLGSTGLGDGSRRQKYDIRIEAIGAVDEANAAIGMARLHTQGNDDRLLAHIQNDLFDLGADLCLPHDRRSKPTLRITDKQIERLEGEIDHMNEVLKPLNSFVLPGGSSASATLHVARTIVRRAERIIYALGEKEDLNPKIGIYLNRLSDHLFVLARILNDQGNADVLWHPGENR comes from the coding sequence ATGGTCAAATTAACTAAAATATATACAAAAACAGGTGATTTGGGAAGCACAGGCTTAGGAGATGGTTCTCGTCGACAAAAATATGATATCAGAATCGAAGCTATTGGGGCTGTTGATGAGGCAAATGCAGCAATAGGGATGGCTCGACTCCATACGCAAGGCAATGATGATCGTCTATTAGCTCATATTCAAAATGATCTCTTTGATTTAGGGGCTGATTTATGTTTACCACACGATCGACGATCAAAACCTACTTTAAGAATTACGGATAAACAAATCGAACGCCTTGAGGGTGAAATTGATCATATGAATGAAGTTTTAAAGCCTTTAAATTCATTTGTATTACCGGGAGGAAGCTCTGCAAGTGCTACATTGCATGTAGCTCGAACAATTGTTCGACGAGCTGAAAGAATAATCTATGCCTTAGGAGAGAAGGAAGATCTTAATCCAAAAATTGGGATATATCTTAATCGTCTGTCTGATCATTTATTCGTTTTAGCGCGTATTTTGAATGATCAAGGGAATGCTGATGTTTTGTGGCATCCTGGTGAAAATAGATAA
- a CDS encoding demethoxyubiquinone hydroxylase family protein, protein MKRLLPGMQTSQERIKQMIRVNQAGEYGALRIYQGQLDVLKNHPSSSLIQIMKDQEQEHLETFNQLLTERKIKPTFFTPLWHLGGYALGALTAKLGVKAAMACTVAVEEVIDQHYATQVEELEKKNLEPELSITIKRFREDEISHKDQSLEAGAADAPGFTVLRHSIKTITRVAIWLSTRI, encoded by the coding sequence ATGAAACGTCTCCTCCCTGGCATGCAAACTTCACAAGAACGTATTAAACAGATGATTCGCGTGAATCAAGCCGGTGAATATGGGGCTTTGCGTATTTATCAAGGCCAACTTGATGTTTTAAAAAATCATCCTTCTTCTTCTCTCATTCAAATCATGAAAGACCAAGAACAAGAACATCTTGAGACATTCAATCAACTCCTGACTGAGCGAAAGATAAAACCAACTTTTTTTACACCTTTATGGCATCTTGGGGGCTATGCTTTAGGAGCCTTAACAGCAAAATTAGGCGTAAAAGCCGCCATGGCTTGCACCGTCGCTGTCGAAGAAGTTATTGATCAGCATTATGCAACACAAGTAGAAGAACTTGAGAAGAAAAACTTAGAACCCGAGCTTTCGATCACAATTAAACGTTTCCGAGAAGATGAAATTTCCCATAAAGATCAAAGTTTAGAAGCCGGTGCTGCGGATGCACCCGGTTTTACGGTCTTACGCCATAGTATTAAAACGATCACTAGAGTGGCTATTTGGCTGTCGACAAGAATATAA
- a CDS encoding disulfide bond formation protein B — protein MRKINCLSWLPLFLTLTAFLALSSGFVAEYFFKLRPCSLCLFQQYIFLAILIIGCLSIFLPFLKNSSRKVCFLLALLYILNANIAFYHVAVEHQWVDPPSQCQHKKLSGNSIEEMREQLLNTETVRCDQVQWSLFGISMAGYNALYCLGLGIFTFHFLRRHKKKKESQ, from the coding sequence ATGCGAAAAATAAATTGTCTTTCTTGGCTCCCTCTTTTTTTAACTCTTACTGCCTTTCTTGCCTTATCAAGTGGATTTGTCGCTGAGTATTTTTTTAAATTACGCCCCTGCTCATTATGCCTCTTTCAGCAATATATTTTTCTGGCTATTCTTATTATCGGATGTCTTTCAATATTTTTGCCTTTTTTGAAAAATTCCTCTCGAAAAGTATGTTTCCTGCTCGCTCTTTTATATATACTCAATGCGAATATTGCTTTTTATCACGTTGCCGTCGAACACCAATGGGTAGATCCCCCCTCTCAATGCCAACATAAAAAACTCTCCGGCAATTCTATTGAAGAAATGAGAGAACAGCTCTTAAATACTGAAACTGTTCGTTGCGATCAGGTTCAATGGTCTCTCTTTGGAATTTCCATGGCTGGATATAACGCCTTATATTGTCTTGGTTTAGGAATATTCACCTTTCACTTTTTGAGAAGACACAAAAAGAAGAAAGAATCTCAATGA
- a CDS encoding DedA family protein, whose amino-acid sequence MSFAGHRHALWVLAIVSFAESSFFPIPPDPLYMAMILGNREKAWSLATICTLSSVIGGILGYYIGYGLFETFGAWIVDAYGLQESFVQLQHSFQKWGFWIVALKGLTPIPYKIVTITSGVAELNLGTFILASIVARGFRFFSLALLLWHFGPHIKNYIEKNLLLVTIGGFSILILGFLAIKYLW is encoded by the coding sequence ATGAGTTTTGCTGGTCATCGCCATGCTTTATGGGTATTAGCGATCGTATCTTTTGCTGAGAGTTCTTTTTTCCCCATTCCACCTGATCCTCTTTACATGGCCATGATTTTGGGAAATCGTGAAAAAGCATGGTCGTTAGCCACTATCTGCACCTTAAGCTCTGTAATTGGTGGCATTCTCGGTTATTACATAGGATATGGTTTGTTCGAGACATTTGGGGCTTGGATTGTTGATGCTTATGGCCTTCAAGAAAGCTTCGTTCAATTACAACATAGTTTTCAAAAGTGGGGCTTTTGGATCGTTGCTCTAAAAGGCCTAACCCCAATTCCTTATAAAATAGTGACGATTACAAGTGGAGTTGCTGAACTTAATTTAGGCACCTTTATTTTAGCCTCGATTGTGGCACGAGGATTTCGTTTTTTTTCACTTGCCCTTCTATTGTGGCATTTTGGCCCCCACATCAAGAACTATATTGAAAAAAATCTTCTGCTAGTAACAATTGGGGGCTTTAGCATTTTAATTCTTGGATTTTTAGCGATTAAGTATTTATGGTAA
- the rdgB gene encoding RdgB/HAM1 family non-canonical purine NTP pyrophosphatase — MARKFTESQLVIASHNQGKIEEITQLFSPFNIKLSSSAALGLVEPEETGGTYLKNALLKARACVTETGLPALSDDSGLEVEALDGNPGVDTAPYAKALGGYDKVFDLWANHPEIQKNVKASFYCVQVLLWPDGHQEVFEGRVRGRLTFPPRGIHGHGYDPIFIPEGCNQTVAEMPLIEKNKVSHRFLALQQLIESCFK, encoded by the coding sequence ATGGCAAGGAAATTCACAGAATCTCAACTTGTTATCGCAAGTCATAATCAAGGAAAGATTGAGGAGATTACTCAGTTATTCTCTCCTTTTAATATAAAATTGTCCTCTTCTGCAGCCTTAGGGTTGGTTGAACCGGAAGAAACCGGCGGAACTTATCTCAAAAATGCTCTTTTAAAAGCTAGAGCATGTGTGACTGAAACGGGTTTACCTGCCTTGAGTGATGATTCTGGTTTGGAAGTAGAAGCTTTAGATGGCAATCCTGGGGTTGATACGGCACCTTATGCAAAAGCATTGGGAGGCTATGATAAGGTGTTTGACCTATGGGCCAACCATCCTGAAATACAAAAAAATGTGAAAGCTTCTTTTTATTGTGTCCAAGTACTTTTGTGGCCAGATGGACATCAAGAAGTGTTTGAAGGAAGAGTGAGAGGAAGATTAACTTTTCCGCCGCGAGGGATTCATGGACATGGTTATGATCCGATTTTTATTCCTGAAGGATGTAACCAAACAGTTGCTGAAATGCCGTTAATAGAGAAAAATAAAGTGAGTCATCGTTTTCTTGCGCTTCAGCAGCTGATAGAGTCTTGTTTTAAATGA
- a CDS encoding coproporphyrinogen III oxidase, with amino-acid sequence MTQALALYIHWPFCLSKCPYCDFNSHVREKINESLWQETLLKELNYFGNLTKGRLLKSVFFGGGTPSLMAPKTVASLLEKLSDYWQLQDDLEITLEANPTSIEANKFREFKNAGINRVSVGIQALRDQDLKFLGRTHGRDDALKALTIARNNFERFSFDLIYARPQQTVKQWQEELKEALALAQGHLSLYQLTIEQGTAFYTAHQRKDFTVPDDYLAADLYEATQEMMEKAGLPAYEISNHASPGQESRHNLVYWQGQDYVGVGPGAHGRLTFDNEKFSFKETRAPEVWIKAVVEKGHGIDEKVKLSVEDIFTERLMMGLRLREGIPRKDLEDLSGGREFETLFQNSALEILRAENLIKWNEDNFKLTAEGLQKLNGVLTFLLRNLAPIF; translated from the coding sequence ATGACACAAGCTCTTGCGCTTTATATTCACTGGCCTTTCTGTCTTTCAAAATGTCCTTATTGTGATTTTAATAGTCATGTCCGCGAAAAAATCAATGAATCCTTGTGGCAAGAAACTCTCTTAAAAGAGCTTAATTATTTTGGAAATTTAACCAAAGGCCGGTTGCTTAAGAGTGTTTTTTTTGGTGGGGGAACCCCTTCTTTGATGGCTCCTAAAACGGTCGCAAGTTTGTTGGAGAAGCTCTCTGATTATTGGCAGTTGCAAGACGACCTTGAAATCACGCTTGAAGCAAATCCAACTTCAATTGAAGCCAATAAGTTTCGAGAGTTTAAAAATGCAGGGATTAATCGAGTTTCTGTCGGTATTCAGGCTCTTAGAGATCAGGATTTAAAATTCTTGGGTCGGACGCATGGTCGTGACGATGCTTTAAAGGCTTTGACGATTGCAAGAAATAACTTTGAGAGATTTTCTTTTGATTTGATCTATGCTCGTCCTCAACAAACTGTAAAACAATGGCAAGAAGAGTTGAAAGAGGCTTTGGCCTTAGCGCAAGGGCATTTGTCTCTTTATCAGCTGACAATTGAACAAGGAACGGCTTTTTATACAGCTCACCAACGTAAAGATTTTACAGTTCCGGACGATTATTTAGCGGCAGATCTCTATGAAGCAACACAAGAAATGATGGAAAAAGCGGGATTGCCAGCATATGAAATTTCGAATCATGCAAGTCCAGGGCAAGAATCACGTCATAATCTTGTTTATTGGCAAGGGCAAGATTATGTAGGTGTTGGCCCTGGGGCTCATGGACGTTTAACTTTTGATAATGAGAAGTTTTCTTTTAAAGAAACTCGTGCCCCTGAGGTATGGATAAAAGCTGTTGTCGAAAAGGGGCATGGTATCGATGAAAAAGTTAAGCTTTCGGTTGAAGATATTTTTACCGAACGTCTCATGATGGGACTTAGGTTGCGAGAAGGAATCCCTCGGAAAGATCTTGAGGATCTTTCAGGTGGAAGAGAATTCGAGACATTATTCCAAAATTCTGCCCTTGAAATTTTAAGGGCAGAAAACCTTATAAAATGGAATGAAGATAATTTCAAATTAACTGCAGAGGGTTTGCAAAAGTTAAATGGGGTTTTAACATTTTTGTTAAGAAATTTAGCCCCTATATTTTAA
- the radC gene encoding DNA repair protein RadC has product MALKEHYEGHRARLRERFLKAGGDALADYELLELILYAAHSRGDVKPLAKELLGTFKTFPQVLSADIQDLLKVKGVGNAVVAALKSVHVSVERCLKAEILQRPILKSWPQIVNYCEIMMRDLKYEQLRLLFLDRQNNLIADEVQQNGTVDQATIYTREIVKRALELGASGLILVHNHPSGDPTPSNADIEATFRIREASERLGIKVFDHIIVGKGQCRSLRNERMI; this is encoded by the coding sequence TTGGCACTCAAAGAGCATTACGAAGGTCATCGCGCGCGCCTTCGAGAACGATTCCTTAAAGCAGGAGGAGATGCTCTTGCTGATTATGAACTTTTAGAGCTCATTCTATACGCGGCTCATTCTCGTGGTGATGTCAAACCTCTCGCGAAAGAGCTTTTGGGAACCTTTAAAACGTTTCCTCAAGTCTTAAGCGCTGATATTCAGGATCTTTTGAAAGTAAAAGGGGTTGGGAATGCTGTCGTAGCAGCTCTTAAATCTGTTCACGTCTCTGTAGAAAGATGCCTTAAGGCTGAGATCTTGCAACGTCCTATTTTAAAATCTTGGCCGCAAATTGTAAATTATTGTGAAATAATGATGAGGGATCTTAAGTATGAACAACTAAGATTACTTTTCCTCGATCGCCAAAACAATCTAATTGCCGATGAGGTTCAGCAAAATGGAACTGTGGATCAAGCAACTATCTATACACGTGAGATTGTTAAAAGAGCTCTTGAATTAGGCGCCTCCGGACTGATTTTAGTGCATAATCATCCAAGTGGAGATCCAACACCTTCAAATGCAGACATTGAAGCAACCTTTCGTATTCGAGAAGCATCAGAACGACTTGGCATTAAAGTATTTGATCATATTATTGTTGGAAAAGGACAATGTCGTTCTTTGAGAAACGAACGAATGATTTAA
- a CDS encoding EAL domain-containing protein gives MNQNTGKMIQSYLNPKGLKKLMALSFIFGLLMMSNLLVYTMGGTKFAYVHGFYIPIILSGIIFSARGGIITAFLASLLAGPSMPFDVALEIAQPSQSWLLRSLFFFLVGGLSGIGAKIVKTYLQDLEKRLITDSVTQLLNSRGLIEEWQQNFIHKQDIKSSLVIMRIHELASLEAILKPDEMDQLFKNISQSLKNIVKDLGIIATLETGTFALLLQDTKKTKETIAKCRHKLGNVFTINDIPVFVNIFYGIAEIQNPKEPFIDFLYRGRIAAEKAIRNNSEIASFENEDETQLLRNAKIIHDLSSAISLGELELFYQPQINLGTGQVERLEALVRWHHPELGMISPAEFIPLAEGTLLINPFTKWLLDQTISQLAFWLRESFDVCLSINFSMKNFQDSMMIDHIHETLRKYKIPAQNLEIEITETAFTDNLQHVAKVLHTLREIGVRIAIDDFGTGQSSLHYLLELPFDVLKIDQVFTRNMLKNLGAEAIVRNAILLGHELNLEVVAEGVQSEAEFRKLKDLKCDYGQGFYFARPMAADSIMPWLLKKLT, from the coding sequence TTGAATCAAAACACAGGAAAAATGATTCAGAGTTATTTAAATCCTAAAGGATTAAAAAAACTCATGGCTTTAAGCTTTATTTTTGGCCTGTTAATGATGAGCAATCTTCTTGTCTATACGATGGGAGGTACAAAATTTGCTTATGTTCATGGATTTTATATTCCTATTATCTTATCTGGGATTATTTTCTCAGCGCGTGGCGGAATTATTACAGCTTTCCTTGCTTCCTTATTAGCGGGTCCCAGTATGCCTTTTGACGTTGCATTGGAGATAGCTCAACCATCCCAATCTTGGCTATTAAGGAGTCTCTTTTTTTTCTTAGTCGGAGGGCTTTCTGGCATTGGGGCTAAAATAGTTAAGACTTATTTACAAGACCTTGAAAAGCGCTTGATCACAGATTCTGTTACGCAGTTATTGAATAGTCGCGGGTTAATAGAAGAATGGCAGCAAAATTTTATACATAAACAAGATATTAAATCTTCTTTAGTGATTATGCGCATTCATGAGCTTGCGTCCTTGGAAGCTATTCTAAAACCAGATGAAATGGATCAGTTATTTAAGAATATCTCACAATCTCTTAAAAACATTGTTAAAGATCTAGGAATTATTGCAACTTTAGAGACAGGGACTTTTGCTCTTTTACTTCAAGACACAAAAAAAACAAAAGAAACAATTGCAAAATGTCGACATAAACTCGGAAATGTTTTCACAATTAATGACATTCCGGTTTTTGTAAATATTTTTTATGGGATTGCAGAAATTCAAAATCCCAAAGAACCTTTTATTGACTTTCTGTATCGGGGACGTATTGCGGCTGAAAAAGCAATTCGAAATAATTCTGAAATAGCGTCTTTTGAAAATGAAGACGAAACACAACTTTTAAGGAATGCTAAAATTATTCACGATTTAAGTTCTGCGATTTCTTTAGGTGAATTGGAGCTTTTTTATCAACCACAAATTAATCTTGGAACTGGTCAAGTTGAAAGACTTGAGGCACTTGTTCGGTGGCACCATCCGGAATTAGGCATGATTTCTCCTGCAGAATTTATTCCTCTTGCTGAAGGAACTCTCTTAATTAATCCTTTCACTAAGTGGTTATTGGATCAAACGATTTCGCAGTTGGCTTTTTGGTTGAGAGAAAGTTTTGATGTATGTTTGTCGATCAATTTTTCAATGAAAAATTTTCAAGATTCAATGATGATTGATCATATTCATGAAACGCTTCGGAAATATAAAATTCCTGCACAAAACCTTGAAATTGAAATTACAGAAACGGCATTTACAGATAATCTTCAACACGTTGCAAAAGTTCTTCATACGTTGCGGGAAATAGGTGTTCGAATAGCAATTGATGATTTTGGGACAGGGCAATCTTCGCTTCATTATCTTTTAGAATTACCCTTTGATGTCTTAAAGATAGATCAAGTTTTTACGCGGAATATGCTTAAGAATTTGGGTGCTGAAGCCATTGTACGGAATGCGATTCTACTAGGTCATGAACTTAATCTTGAAGTCGTTGCAGAAGGGGTACAAAGCGAAGCTGAGTTTAGAAAATTAAAAGATTTGAAATGTGATTATGGACAAGGCTTTTATTTCGCCCGGCCCATGGCGGCTGATTCTATCATGCCTTGGTTATTAAAAAAATTGACGTAA
- the coxB gene encoding cytochrome c oxidase subunit II: MSLFISCRLFAKSPLPWQINLQEAATPVAQQIHSLHNTLLIVIACIALAVVFLLLYVVLKFRAKKNPIPSKTTHNPILEVVWTLVPAAILLGIAFPSFKLLYFMDRTHEPEMTLKVTGHQWYWSYEYPEAKISFDSYMIQDADLKPGQQRLLEVDHEIVVPIETNIRILVTSADVLHSWAMPALGIKQDTIPGRLRETWMRIVKSGTYYGQCSELCGVNHAFMPIKIRAVSKQEYEQWLREAKQKFTA; encoded by the coding sequence ATGAGTTTGTTTATCTCATGTAGATTATTTGCTAAATCCCCTCTTCCATGGCAAATAAATTTACAAGAAGCTGCGACGCCTGTAGCTCAACAGATTCATAGTCTTCATAATACATTGTTAATCGTTATTGCATGTATTGCCTTGGCCGTTGTTTTTCTCTTACTTTATGTCGTATTGAAGTTTCGCGCTAAAAAAAATCCAATTCCTTCCAAAACAACTCATAACCCTATTTTGGAAGTTGTATGGACTTTGGTCCCTGCTGCTATTCTTTTAGGAATTGCTTTCCCTTCATTTAAGTTACTTTATTTTATGGATAGAACTCATGAACCTGAAATGACTCTCAAGGTTACAGGACATCAGTGGTATTGGAGTTATGAATACCCAGAAGCAAAAATCTCTTTTGATAGCTATATGATTCAAGATGCAGACTTAAAGCCTGGGCAACAAAGACTACTTGAAGTCGACCATGAAATTGTTGTTCCAATTGAAACAAATATTCGTATTCTGGTGACATCTGCAGATGTTCTTCATAGCTGGGCGATGCCGGCTTTAGGAATCAAGCAGGATACTATTCCTGGTCGACTAAGAGAAACTTGGATGCGTATTGTAAAAAGCGGGACTTATTATGGCCAATGTTCTGAACTTTGCGGTGTTAATCACGCCTTTATGCCAATTAAGATTAGGGCGGTTTCTAAGCAAGAATATGAACAGTGGCTGCGCGAAGCAAAACAAAAATTTACAGCCTAA